A single region of the Halorussus gelatinilyticus genome encodes:
- the lysA gene encoding diaminopimelate decarboxylase gives MDLAARKARLLDHRDALFEAFDTPLYAFFEEDLRRNYREVRAALDDHYPDSTIHFAVKANYNLGVLSVLRDEGCHAEAYARCELTATQAAGFDPEDVLLTGMNRPVEDVERALDLGVERFLVDNEQELAKIREATDRTGTEAEVLIRGNPAMEVPTHPEVATATRESKFGLDIESGRALAVAEDAVEAQGVELVGVQLHVGSQIRGVEPYEVAAREMLSFAADVRDATGVEIDVLDLGGGFPVPYDEEVPDTETIVASMADAVRSAAADRDLAEPTLCVEPGRRLVGNAGALLAEVGVVKETPHASFAVLDAGTNAVSSYWPYPIYALSEADPTEEYHVAGPLCYTGDVIQEDVALPELDRGDVLVVDRIGAYSLGSASHTNAEPKPPVALVRESGDVESIRARETCEDVLGNDRIPDDLRGEEASSGRTN, from the coding sequence ATGGACTTAGCGGCACGCAAGGCCCGACTGCTCGACCACCGGGACGCGCTGTTCGAGGCGTTCGACACTCCGCTGTACGCCTTCTTCGAGGAGGACCTGCGGCGCAACTACCGGGAGGTCCGGGCGGCGCTCGACGACCACTACCCCGACTCCACGATTCACTTCGCGGTCAAGGCCAACTACAACCTCGGCGTCCTGTCGGTCCTCCGCGACGAGGGCTGTCACGCCGAGGCGTACGCTCGGTGCGAACTCACCGCCACGCAGGCCGCCGGGTTCGACCCCGAGGACGTGCTTCTGACCGGGATGAATCGACCCGTCGAGGACGTGGAGCGCGCGCTCGACCTCGGCGTCGAGCGGTTCCTCGTGGACAACGAACAGGAGTTGGCCAAGATTCGGGAGGCGACCGACCGGACCGGGACGGAGGCCGAGGTGCTGATTCGCGGCAATCCCGCGATGGAGGTGCCCACTCACCCCGAGGTGGCCACCGCCACGCGCGAGAGCAAGTTCGGCTTGGACATCGAGTCGGGCCGGGCGCTGGCGGTCGCCGAGGACGCGGTAGAAGCGCAGGGCGTCGAACTCGTCGGCGTCCAGTTGCACGTCGGGAGCCAGATTCGCGGCGTCGAACCCTACGAGGTCGCGGCCCGCGAGATGCTGTCGTTCGCCGCCGACGTGCGCGACGCGACCGGCGTCGAAATCGACGTGCTGGACCTCGGCGGGGGCTTCCCGGTCCCCTACGACGAGGAGGTACCTGACACCGAGACCATCGTGGCGAGCATGGCCGACGCCGTGCGGAGCGCGGCGGCCGACCGCGACCTCGCGGAACCGACCCTCTGCGTCGAACCCGGCCGCCGACTCGTCGGCAACGCGGGCGCGCTGCTCGCCGAGGTCGGCGTCGTGAAGGAGACGCCCCACGCCTCGTTCGCGGTGCTGGACGCCGGGACGAACGCGGTCTCGTCGTACTGGCCCTACCCCATCTACGCGCTCTCGGAGGCCGACCCGACCGAGGAGTACCACGTCGCCGGACCGCTCTGTTACACCGGCGACGTGATTCAGGAGGACGTTGCCCTGCCGGAACTCGACCGCGGCGACGTGCTGGTCGTGGACCGAATCGGGGCCTACTCGCTGGGGAGCGCGAGCCACACCAACGCCGAACCGAAGCCCCCGGTCGCGCTGGTCCGGGAGTCCGGCGACGTGGAGTCGATTCGGGCGCGCGAGACCTGCGAGGACGTGCTGGGCAACGACAGGATTCCCGACGACCTGCGAGGCGAGGAGGCGTCGTCGGGGCGAACAAATTAG
- a CDS encoding ABC transporter ATP-binding protein: MSSTVERRREDADQPLLSVEGLKTHFPVNSGFVNSVKFDRGGDGLPFRFDDSSVKAVDGVSFDLYPGETLGVVGESGCGKSTLARTVVGLEEPTGGTIRFDGRDVTDFESEDEQWFRENVQMVFQDPMSSLNPRRKVGEIIADPLEAAGWSKADRKDRAVELLEQVGLEGDYYGRYPHEFSGGQRQRINLARALSINPDLVIADEPVSGLDMSVQAQILSLMNDLQEEFGLTYLFITHDLGVIRNMADRVSVMYVGDFVETGPTERLFTEPHHPYTRSLLDAVPNPNPDTAGVVAELAGDVPSPTDPPSGCKFHTRCPAFIVPEGFTDESYAEFAAFRDGVETGDLDADRSPDELVAAHFDRLSEIPPDAERAIREAAEAVARDDWNDALGALAPHESGCESKVPPLESVGENHRSACHLDAEASEAFEW; the protein is encoded by the coding sequence ATGAGTTCGACCGTCGAGCGCCGTCGGGAAGACGCCGACCAACCCCTCCTGAGCGTCGAGGGGCTGAAGACGCACTTCCCGGTCAACTCCGGATTCGTCAACTCCGTGAAGTTCGACCGCGGGGGCGACGGCCTCCCGTTCCGCTTCGACGATTCGAGCGTCAAGGCCGTGGACGGCGTGAGCTTCGACCTCTATCCGGGTGAGACGCTGGGCGTCGTCGGCGAGTCGGGGTGCGGCAAGTCCACGCTCGCACGGACCGTCGTCGGTCTCGAAGAACCGACCGGCGGGACCATCCGGTTCGACGGCCGGGACGTGACGGACTTCGAGAGCGAGGACGAGCAGTGGTTCCGCGAGAACGTCCAGATGGTGTTTCAGGACCCGATGAGCAGTCTGAACCCGCGCCGGAAGGTCGGCGAAATCATCGCCGACCCGCTGGAGGCCGCGGGGTGGTCGAAGGCCGACCGGAAGGACCGCGCGGTCGAACTGCTCGAACAGGTCGGACTGGAGGGCGACTACTACGGTCGCTACCCCCACGAATTCTCGGGCGGCCAGCGCCAGCGCATCAACCTCGCGCGGGCGCTCAGCATCAACCCGGACCTCGTCATCGCCGACGAACCGGTCTCGGGGCTGGACATGTCCGTGCAGGCCCAGATTCTTAGCCTGATGAACGACCTGCAGGAGGAGTTCGGCCTGACGTACCTGTTCATCACCCACGACCTCGGCGTCATCCGCAACATGGCCGACCGCGTGTCGGTGATGTACGTCGGCGACTTCGTGGAGACCGGGCCGACCGAGCGCCTGTTCACCGAACCGCACCACCCCTACACGCGCTCGCTCCTCGACGCGGTGCCGAACCCGAACCCCGACACGGCGGGCGTCGTCGCCGAACTGGCGGGCGACGTGCCGAGTCCGACCGACCCGCCCTCGGGCTGTAAGTTCCACACGCGCTGTCCCGCTTTCATCGTCCCGGAGGGGTTCACCGACGAGAGCTACGCGGAGTTCGCCGCGTTCCGCGACGGCGTGGAAACCGGCGACCTCGACGCCGACCGCTCGCCCGACGAGTTGGTGGCGGCCCACTTCGACCGCCTGAGCGAGATTCCGCCGGACGCCGAGCGCGCGATTCGGGAGGCCGCCGAAGCGGTCGCCCGCGACGACTGGAACGACGCGCTCGGTGCGCTCGCGCCCCACGAGTCGGGCTGCGAGTCGAAGGTGCCGCCGCTCGAATCCGTCGGCGAGAACCACCGGTCGGCGTGCCACTTGGACGCCGAGGCCAGCGAGGCGTTCGAGTGGTGA
- a CDS encoding ABC transporter ATP-binding protein, whose translation MALLEVEDLTTYFYTEEGIVQAVDGISFEIERGETLGLVGESGAGKSVAVQSLLGLVRPPGHIVDGSIRFKGEELLDYSETELRNEVRGKEISFIFQDPMSALNPVFTVGSQISEIIEHHHDVTDEEAWDRTVELLDDVGIPDPAERADQYPHEFSGGMQQRAIIAMALSCEPDLIIADEPTTALDVTIQAQILDLFNDIQTEYDTSMIYVTHDLGVVREVCDRVAVMYLGEVAEKAPYEELYRNPKHPYTQALLRSTVTADRQVGELDPIEGSMPSAIDPPSGCRYRTRCPAAFADCAEVEPADYEVGPDHEAACLIYGDESKSDPRLHETGGGRGGSGGTGGRGRTDGGPRADDRDAGGGGLGGDR comes from the coding sequence ATGGCCCTACTAGAAGTCGAAGACCTCACGACGTACTTCTACACCGAGGAGGGCATCGTGCAGGCGGTAGACGGCATCAGCTTCGAAATCGAGCGGGGCGAGACGCTCGGACTGGTCGGCGAGAGCGGCGCGGGCAAGTCCGTCGCGGTCCAGAGTCTCCTCGGATTAGTTCGGCCGCCCGGCCACATCGTAGACGGGTCGATTCGGTTCAAGGGCGAGGAGCTGCTCGACTATTCGGAGACCGAACTCCGGAACGAGGTCCGGGGAAAGGAGATCTCGTTCATCTTCCAAGACCCGATGTCGGCGCTAAACCCCGTCTTCACGGTCGGGAGCCAGATTTCCGAAATCATCGAACACCACCACGACGTGACCGACGAGGAGGCGTGGGACCGCACGGTCGAACTGCTGGACGACGTGGGCATCCCCGACCCGGCCGAGCGCGCCGACCAGTACCCCCACGAGTTCTCGGGCGGGATGCAACAGCGCGCCATCATCGCCATGGCGCTGTCCTGCGAACCCGACCTGATAATCGCCGACGAGCCGACGACGGCGCTCGACGTGACGATTCAGGCCCAGATTCTCGACCTGTTCAACGACATCCAGACGGAGTACGACACGAGCATGATATACGTGACCCACGACCTCGGGGTCGTCCGGGAGGTGTGCGACCGGGTGGCCGTGATGTACCTCGGCGAAGTCGCCGAGAAAGCGCCCTACGAGGAGTTGTATCGCAACCCCAAGCACCCCTACACGCAGGCGCTGCTCCGCTCTACGGTGACCGCCGACCGGCAGGTCGGCGAGTTGGACCCCATCGAGGGGTCGATGCCGAGCGCCATCGACCCGCCGTCGGGGTGTCGCTACCGGACCCGGTGTCCGGCCGCGTTCGCCGACTGCGCCGAGGTCGAACCCGCCGACTACGAGGTGGGTCCCGACCACGAGGCTGCCTGTCTGATCTACGGCGACGAGAGCAAGTCCGACCCGCGACTCCACGAGACGGGCGGCGGACGAGGAGGGAGCGGTGGAACCGGCGGAAGGGGCCGGACGGACGGCGGACCGAGAGCCGACGACCGCGACGCCGGTGGCGGCGGACTCGGAGGTGACCGATGA
- a CDS encoding ABC transporter permease: MSSKSTTVSSADFETESGVVSTLKELRHSPTALAGGLIVGTLVVLAIVSTIDKLLLDKAIITTLVADPHAHDQINAFAPPSLEHPMGTDQFGRDVLARIIYGTRIAISIGIVSVGISFGGGILVGSFAAYSGGYTDDLLMRLVEVLYSIPGLVLAMTLMAILGPSIWNLFLAYGVIGIPAYARVMRSEVLSIREEEYVDAARAAGLPTHKILLREIVPNGFAAVLVQATLSMGGVIIGAAALSFLGFGVQPPTASWGRMLNDAQQAMLIAPWVAAFPGLMIFLTVMGFNMLGDGLRDAMDPKTTLRQPYDEDDLPMPGTTEPDAPAQPTIDGDPTDGGPGPDPQGGGDD; this comes from the coding sequence ATGAGCTCGAAAAGTACCACCGTCTCCAGTGCGGATTTCGAGACCGAGAGCGGCGTCGTATCGACACTCAAGGAACTGCGGCACAGTCCGACCGCGCTCGCGGGCGGACTCATCGTCGGGACGCTGGTCGTGCTGGCTATCGTCTCGACCATCGACAAACTCCTGCTCGACAAGGCCATCATCACGACGCTGGTCGCGGACCCCCACGCCCACGACCAGATAAACGCCTTCGCGCCGCCGTCGCTCGAACACCCGATGGGCACCGACCAGTTCGGCCGCGACGTGTTGGCCCGCATCATCTACGGGACCCGCATCGCCATCTCCATCGGCATCGTCTCGGTCGGCATCTCGTTCGGCGGCGGCATCCTCGTCGGGTCGTTCGCGGCCTACAGCGGGGGCTACACCGACGACCTGCTGATGCGCCTCGTGGAAGTGCTGTACTCGATTCCGGGTCTCGTGCTGGCGATGACCCTGATGGCGATTCTCGGCCCGAGCATCTGGAACCTGTTTCTGGCCTACGGCGTCATCGGCATCCCGGCCTACGCCCGCGTGATGCGCTCGGAGGTCCTCTCGATTCGGGAAGAGGAGTACGTCGACGCGGCGCGCGCGGCGGGCCTGCCGACCCACAAGATTCTGCTTCGCGAGATCGTGCCAAACGGGTTCGCGGCGGTGCTGGTGCAGGCGACGCTCTCGATGGGCGGCGTCATCATCGGCGCGGCCGCGCTGTCGTTCCTCGGGTTCGGCGTCCAACCGCCGACCGCCTCGTGGGGCCGGATGCTGAACGACGCTCAGCAGGCGATGCTCATCGCGCCGTGGGTCGCGGCGTTCCCCGGCCTGATGATATTCCTGACCGTGATGGGGTTCAACATGCTCGGCGACGGCCTGCGCGACGCGATGGACCCCAAGACGACGCTCCGCCAACCCTACGACGAGGACGACCTGCCGATGCCGGGCACCACCGAACCCGACGCCCCGGCGCAACCGACCATCGACGGCGACCCGACCGACGGTGGTCCGGGTCCCGACCCGCAAGGCGGAGGTGACGACTGA
- a CDS encoding ABC transporter substrate-binding protein encodes MTDKRTNFDRRRFLATSGLLGGSVLAGCTGGDGGQETTTGGAGTTTAESMGGGTETTEEQQQNVQGGGTFIGTTAEDATTLDPRMNELAWVNGFLHYIFDTLYLPSPDGKKFVPHLAKEQPKQQDDTTFVIPLKEGVTFHNGDELTAEDVAYSINWMLDPANKSPNKANLDFIDTVEASGKYEATFNLKYPFALFQLVLSGMNAGIVSKSAAEQKGQKKFGQDPVGSGPFAFDKHVSSSHIDLARNEDYFLKKPNLGKVRMRIIPKPQVQFVELASGGVHQATVPKNLIGKAKSEQGIKMKRISHFDYNGLIFNSMRKPFDNVKVREAMQYLVDYDEILKATKGQLGKRSYGFMPKDVNKSWEFPWKEWKEKYYPAKDHQKAKQLLKEAGYGGGMDKTLKISSLASSKFKNMAIILQKELKKVGIEANVREVTIGQWLTELDSGEFDVNIYGWSGGQDPDGFYYYLFRDLRNDEGGMNDDVVGNATAAYLYQTQDSDKLQKVDETIRQARRTNDRAERKKMYIDAAETWQSLYPHIPVFSEQAVTGWSKDVKDYEPSAFTQQPLCNEWSNAYIQK; translated from the coding sequence ATGACTGACAAACGTACGAATTTCGACCGGCGTCGCTTCTTGGCGACTTCGGGCTTACTGGGTGGCAGCGTGCTGGCTGGTTGCACTGGCGGCGACGGCGGCCAAGAGACGACCACTGGCGGTGCCGGCACCACGACTGCGGAGTCGATGGGTGGCGGCACCGAGACGACCGAAGAACAGCAACAGAACGTGCAGGGCGGCGGCACGTTCATCGGGACGACGGCCGAGGACGCGACGACGCTCGACCCCCGGATGAACGAGCTCGCGTGGGTGAACGGCTTCCTCCACTACATCTTCGACACGCTCTACCTTCCCAGCCCCGACGGGAAGAAGTTCGTGCCCCACCTCGCCAAGGAACAGCCCAAACAGCAGGACGACACGACGTTCGTCATCCCGCTCAAGGAGGGCGTGACGTTCCACAACGGCGACGAGCTCACGGCCGAGGACGTGGCCTACTCCATCAACTGGATGCTCGACCCCGCGAACAAGTCGCCGAACAAGGCGAACCTCGACTTCATCGACACCGTCGAGGCGTCGGGCAAGTACGAGGCGACGTTCAACCTCAAGTACCCCTTCGCGCTGTTCCAACTGGTGCTGTCGGGGATGAACGCGGGCATCGTGTCCAAGAGCGCCGCCGAACAGAAGGGCCAGAAGAAGTTCGGCCAGGACCCTGTCGGCTCCGGTCCCTTCGCGTTCGACAAGCACGTCTCGTCGTCGCACATCGACCTGGCGCGCAACGAGGACTACTTCCTCAAGAAGCCGAACCTCGGGAAAGTGCGGATGCGCATCATCCCCAAACCGCAGGTCCAGTTCGTCGAACTGGCCTCCGGCGGAGTCCATCAGGCCACCGTGCCGAAGAACCTGATCGGGAAGGCCAAGTCCGAACAGGGCATCAAGATGAAGCGCATCTCCCACTTCGACTACAACGGCCTCATCTTCAACTCGATGCGCAAGCCGTTCGACAACGTGAAAGTCCGGGAGGCGATGCAGTACCTCGTCGATTACGACGAGATTCTGAAGGCCACGAAGGGGCAACTCGGCAAGCGCTCGTACGGCTTCATGCCGAAGGACGTCAACAAGTCGTGGGAGTTCCCGTGGAAGGAGTGGAAGGAGAAGTACTACCCGGCCAAGGACCACCAGAAGGCCAAACAGCTCCTCAAGGAGGCGGGCTACGGCGGCGGGATGGACAAGACGCTCAAGATATCGTCGCTGGCCAGTTCGAAGTTCAAAAACATGGCCATCATCCTCCAGAAGGAGCTGAAGAAGGTCGGCATCGAGGCGAACGTCCGGGAGGTCACCATCGGCCAGTGGCTCACCGAACTCGACTCCGGGGAGTTCGACGTGAACATCTACGGCTGGTCGGGCGGACAGGACCCCGACGGGTTCTACTACTACTTGTTCCGGGACCTGCGCAACGACGAAGGCGGCATGAACGACGACGTGGTCGGGAACGCGACGGCCGCGTACCTCTACCAGACCCAGGACAGCGACAAACTCCAGAAGGTCGACGAGACGATTCGGCAGGCCCGCCGGACGAACGACAGGGCCGAGCGCAAGAAGATGTACATCGACGCCGCCGAGACGTGGCAGTCGCTGTACCCCCACATCCCTGTGTTCTCCGAGCAGGCCGTCACCGGGTGGAGCAAGGACGTGAAAGATTACGAGCCGAGCGCGTTCACCCAGCAACCGCTCTGTAACGAGTGGTCGAACGCGTACATCCAGAAGTAA
- a CDS encoding M42 family metallopeptidase: MDEPAVRFADLETLVAARGPPGAEYPVADAFAELVEPHVDSVGYDEMGNVVATSEGDPDAPEILLAAHTDELAVLVEDVTDDGFLEYAMLGGHYKGNFPGQRVRVGPDGVLGVVGPKSRHYMSGDEKESLAEDLVVDVGASSRAEVAELNVEPGDHATWDREVAELAGDRVTGRALDDRLALAVLLGVARTADTDATVHYAATVQEEVGLRGARATGFSVDPDVAIAVEIFPADDYPAGGDDGPGVELGEGPVVEFGDGTSEYLFGGVLVDRRTRSWLETAGESAGASLQQAVMIGGTTDATEFQQVRGGRHAGAIAVPCRYTHSPVETVSLADAHETAAVLAEALETPFPSRDEVRWG, encoded by the coding sequence ATGGACGAACCTGCCGTCCGCTTCGCGGACCTCGAAACGCTGGTCGCGGCGCGCGGGCCGCCGGGTGCGGAGTACCCCGTCGCCGACGCCTTCGCCGAACTGGTCGAACCGCACGTCGATTCGGTCGGGTACGACGAGATGGGCAACGTCGTCGCCACGAGCGAGGGCGACCCCGACGCGCCCGAGATTCTGCTCGCGGCCCACACCGACGAACTCGCCGTGCTCGTCGAGGACGTGACCGACGACGGCTTCCTGGAGTACGCGATGCTCGGGGGCCACTACAAGGGCAACTTCCCCGGCCAGCGCGTCCGGGTCGGACCGGACGGCGTCCTCGGCGTCGTCGGCCCGAAGTCCCGCCACTACATGTCCGGCGACGAGAAGGAGTCGCTGGCCGAGGACCTCGTCGTGGACGTGGGCGCGAGCAGTCGCGCCGAGGTCGCGGAACTGAACGTCGAACCCGGCGACCACGCGACGTGGGACCGCGAGGTCGCCGAACTCGCCGGCGACCGCGTCACGGGCCGGGCGCTCGACGACCGCCTCGCGCTCGCGGTCCTCCTCGGAGTCGCGCGCACCGCCGACACCGACGCCACGGTCCACTACGCCGCCACGGTGCAGGAGGAGGTCGGCCTGCGCGGCGCGCGGGCGACCGGGTTCTCGGTGGACCCCGACGTCGCGATTGCGGTCGAAATCTTCCCGGCCGACGACTACCCCGCGGGGGGCGACGACGGACCGGGGGTCGAACTCGGTGAGGGTCCGGTCGTGGAGTTCGGCGACGGCACCTCCGAGTACCTGTTCGGCGGCGTGCTGGTCGATAGACGGACGCGCTCGTGGCTCGAAACCGCCGGGGAATCGGCCGGGGCGTCGCTCCAGCAGGCCGTGATGATAGGCGGCACCACCGACGCCACCGAGTTCCAGCAGGTCCGGGGCGGGCGACACGCCGGAGCCATCGCGGTCCCCTGTCGCTACACCCACTCGCCGGTCGAGACGGTCTCGCTCGCGGACGCCCACGAGACCGCGGCCGTCCTCGCCGAGGCCCTCGAAACCCCGTTCCCGTCCCGCGACGAGGTCCGGTGGGGATGA
- a CDS encoding ABC transporter permease, with protein MSLYRYTIRRTLQIIPVLLGVFTLTFVMVHALPGNPVRIYLGLNPSQALADELIKRYGFDQPLWKQYLDYLWRLLQFDLGESFMRKRPVTGLMLERMGPTVVLMGLSYVIALPTALLLGVYSAAKHNELGDHVSRFVGLAGLSTPNFWLGLMLIFLFAYEFNVLPASGYVSPLKDPVAAAKHLVLPIITLATAQTATLMRMTRSSMVEELSKDYVETARAYGLPERRILLRHAFRNALLPLVTIIGLQLSFLLDGSVIVESIFAIPGMGRLGYNGLLNQDYGVIIGLNIFFAVLFLTGVLLTDLAYAYIDPRIRYD; from the coding sequence ATGAGTTTGTACAGATACACGATTCGACGCACGCTTCAGATAATTCCGGTCCTGCTAGGCGTGTTCACCCTCACGTTCGTGATGGTCCACGCCCTGCCGGGGAACCCGGTCCGGATATATCTGGGCCTGAACCCGAGTCAGGCCCTCGCGGACGAACTGATAAAGCGATACGGCTTCGACCAACCGCTCTGGAAGCAGTACCTCGACTACCTCTGGCGACTGCTGCAGTTCGACCTCGGCGAGTCGTTCATGCGCAAGCGCCCGGTGACCGGCCTCATGCTCGAACGCATGGGACCGACGGTCGTGCTGATGGGCCTGTCGTACGTCATCGCGCTCCCGACCGCCCTGCTGCTGGGCGTCTACTCGGCGGCCAAGCACAACGAGTTGGGCGACCACGTCTCGCGGTTCGTTGGACTCGCCGGCCTCTCGACCCCGAACTTCTGGCTCGGGCTGATGCTCATCTTCCTGTTCGCCTACGAGTTCAACGTGCTCCCGGCGTCGGGGTACGTCTCGCCGTTGAAGGACCCGGTAGCCGCGGCCAAGCACCTCGTCCTGCCGATTATCACGCTCGCCACGGCACAGACCGCGACGCTGATGCGGATGACCCGTTCGTCGATGGTCGAGGAGCTATCGAAGGACTACGTCGAGACGGCGCGCGCCTACGGGCTTCCCGAGCGGCGCATCCTGCTTCGGCACGCCTTCCGGAACGCGCTGTTGCCCCTCGTGACCATCATCGGACTCCAACTGTCGTTCCTGCTCGACGGGAGCGTCATCGTGGAGTCCATCTTCGCCATCCCCGGCATGGGGCGACTGGGCTACAACGGCCTGCTAAATCAGGACTACGGCGTCATCATCGGCTTGAACATCTTCTTCGCCGTCCTGTTCCTGACCGGCGTCCTGCTGACCGACCTCGCGTACGCCTACATCGACCCCCGAATCAGGTACGATTGA
- a CDS encoding serine hydrolase yields the protein MRPDTPAIDRRDELVKYVESYADRLDGRLGVFLGFPRGPDEFDVVAERNAETAFAAASTIKLPILYALYDEYDGRLGDLEESREIAAENRVAGSGLYHLLDSTAPSVEDLARAMIAVSDNAATNELVDLLGMDRIEETAADLGMERTRLRRKMMSTVGDNDLELTGDWPAGEPANATAPADCARLFADLIYRTTLSDAAYDRLSVPLREQKHAMLFPRYLPMDVERAHKTGQLPSAALDTGYVEPPAGIRRGGFGRPPLRLSLQPRPCHRPRPRRPAPRLRGVRRRTRRRHRRGRRHRRNRGRGVFVAVASVGVSRGAPRARIASPN from the coding sequence ATGAGGCCCGACACGCCCGCAATCGACCGCCGCGACGAACTCGTCAAGTACGTCGAGTCCTACGCCGACCGCCTCGACGGCCGACTCGGCGTCTTTCTCGGATTCCCGCGCGGTCCCGACGAGTTCGACGTCGTGGCCGAGCGAAACGCCGAAACCGCCTTCGCCGCGGCGAGCACCATCAAACTGCCAATCCTCTACGCGCTCTACGACGAGTACGACGGCCGACTCGGGGACTTGGAGGAGAGCCGGGAAATCGCGGCCGAGAACCGGGTCGCCGGGAGCGGTCTCTACCACCTGCTCGACTCGACCGCCCCGTCGGTCGAAGACCTCGCTCGCGCGATGATAGCCGTCAGCGACAACGCCGCGACGAACGAACTCGTCGACCTCTTGGGGATGGACCGAATCGAGGAAACCGCGGCCGACCTCGGGATGGAGCGGACCCGCCTGCGCCGGAAGATGATGTCGACGGTGGGCGACAACGACCTCGAACTGACCGGCGACTGGCCCGCGGGCGAACCCGCGAACGCGACCGCGCCCGCCGACTGCGCCCGCCTGTTCGCCGACCTGATTTACCGGACGACGCTCTCGGACGCGGCCTACGACCGGCTTTCGGTCCCGCTCCGCGAGCAGAAGCACGCGATGCTGTTCCCGCGGTACCTCCCGATGGACGTCGAGCGTGCGCACAAGACCGGACAACTGCCGAGCGCCGCGCTGGATACGGGGTACGTCGAACCGCCGGCCGGAATCCGCCGCGGCGGATTCGGCCGACCCCCACTCCGACTCTCACTCCAACCCCGACCCTGTCACCGTCCCCGACCCCGACGACCCGCCCCTCGTCTTCGCGGTGTTCGCCGACGAACTCGCCGTCGGCACCGACGGGGCCGACGCCATCGCCGAAATCGGGGACGCGGCGTTTTCGTGGCTGTCGCGTCGGTCGGCGTGAGTCGCGGCGCGCCTCGCGCTCGCATCGCGTCGCCGAACTGA